Within the Cotesia glomerata isolate CgM1 linkage group LG6, MPM_Cglom_v2.3, whole genome shotgun sequence genome, the region AACTTAAATCTGATTAGATTTGAGAGTTAATCCATCGAGCCATtccgaagaaattaaaaaaaaatcaaaaaaaaaatttgaatttttatggttttttaaaaacaaatataaagcgtgcgaaaaaatcataatgaaACCACGTAACGTTTTGTTTGatgaaaaaactgcgtcgaatttTCCAATaatgggaagttattgatttcggtCCGATTTTCGAAagccgagttttcatcagatgtccacgttttgaggtcccaGGAAGCCATTCTGATTATTCTCGCCGAGGTGTCCGGCCGTGTGtgtgtcaataaatttttgtcgtacggtttctcaaaaacgaatcaaccgattgagTTCTACGACACGTCATTCAAAAGGGTCTATCAAAACGTAGATCTGATTAGAATTAAGAGTTAATTCATCAAGCCATtccgaagaaattaaaaaaaaaatttgaatttttgttttttaaaaataactccaAAGCGTGCGaaaaagttaataacaaaactatgtatacattttttgttcttaaaaaactgcgtcgaatgcttttttgaaaataaaaatcgaacgacgcattcaaaagttatagttctttaaaaattcgtaaaattttgtttttcgatattttttatgatatctTCGAGATCTCTCAACCAATCAATATAAACCTGTACATTTTCTTACTGTGCTttaaaaactacgtcgaatgcttttttaaaaaagaaaatcgaacaatacatttaaaagttatcgttgagtaataaatacattttgagctcttcgagctcaaaatgtgaaaaactgtgctttgagcttgaaaagctcaaatattaatcaaaaaacacattttaagGTGCTTGAAATGCAAACTTAGCAGGAAGTTCTAGGGTTGGCCTGCacgatcaaccgatttccagatttctttaattatgtagaaataatttttttatgatatttaaataaactttatttaactagataatgcgttataataaaactttcaatgtattaaatacctttttttctattataagTGTCGTTTTTTCTACAAACGTAGGATAACGcgatagataaaatatttagaaagatttttatcttgttacgccaaagaagtataacttctaACGTGCGTACATAAGTACacacacactttttttttcctttcccgagaaaaaatatttatatatatttatatataaattggttatatatgattatatatgaaaaatggccaaatataatcatatctaatcatatataattatatataacaatatttaattatatatttattacatctaattaattattgggttaattttatggatatagtatttaatatggtcctacgcaattcGCTGTAACCaattataatgtaaaaaaaaatatctagctataattttacggctataacaccagcggtcacccatccaactattaaccctgctcaatgctgcttaactttagtgatctccgtgcgtcttgcagtttctgtctgctgtgctgctgtcttagacgacaatgattctatgatctacataatgtatcatatgagtttatcataaatataatataaaaattgattttataatatatttggatagtcataattcataatttatttatttgaccaAATCTCATcataatataacacttatttaaataaaataaataatgattttactattaggtagtagcagagcagaccaaaacatctcataggaaatgtaacaaattttgtatttcagaattatttaaaagtaattataaacatcattttacacttttcgtgattaccaaaaaaaaattttttttcaaagaaaaaatttttatatatgttaattatatataagcatatataattatatatacttatatataattatatatgggattatatataatcttggatggctgtatattgctccatatatagtcatttataattatatatgattatatatgacctcatatacaattccatatataatcatgtatgattatatataattatatatggaactatataatcttgcttggtttcatattgctccatatataatcatacataattatatatgattatatataattatatatacttatatatgattgtatatggaactatatataatcctgcatggctgtatattgctccatatatagtcatatataaatatatataatcttatatacaattccatatataatcatatatagtcatatatgactatatacaattatatatgattatatagaaacattttttctcgggttaGCAGAACTTCGTTATATGAGGAAAGAAAACTTTTGACtaaaatttgtccaaatcgaaaagggtcgattccaactatttgtcgatttgacatggaatgacccaaacattttttcttcttaaaaaactgcgtcgaatgcctttttaaaaatgaaaatcgaacgacgcattcaaaagttatagttcTTTAAGAAttcgtaaaattttgtttttcggtAATTTTCAAGATATCTTCGAGATTTCTCAACCAACCCAAGCGGTTTCGACGACTCAGCGTAAACTCGGAGTTTACGCGGAGTTACTATGGAGTATACTCCCTCTCGGAGTTTAATCAGGGTATAAGCGGAGTTTACGCGGAGTTTTAGAGGTGTATGCAAGGAGTATTGTGTGCAGTTACGACACGGAGTCACAAAAGTGTATTATTGGAGTTTTCATCGCGTTTTTGTCGAATATTTTCGAAGTTGCACTGGAGTTTTTTTGGCGTTTTCGTTGAGTTTTTGATGAGTATTTTCGGAGTTGCTAGGGAGTTTTTGTCGAGTTTTTTTCGATGTTTTGCAGAGCTTTATAAGAGTTTCGCtggtgttttttcggagttttgCTAGTGTTATTGTGGAGTTTACTCGCGATTAATAATACTTCATggcatgaaaattaactttgaTTTCACACAGatgactataaataaatcatttttcaattacggtatactttttattaattaattaatttatttatttacaagttgaaatatatttatctacatcGAATATTCCAACAAACGGAAACGGATTAGCGCTCAATGCGATTCAATACGTTTTTGGAACCGGATTGAATCGTATTGGAAAGTATAGAATCGGATAGGGCAAATTAGAAGTAGAAGTTGAATTGACCGACAGAGCCGATAGTCTAGTCAACATGTGCCTTTtaggtcaaaattttttaaccgcCTCGGAAAATTATGATCGAGGTGTCATTCGATTCGTAATCGCATCAagaaactttttgaaaaatttggacTGGCGCTgacaaaaattacaaaagttataaacaatttagttaaaaaaaggggttttgttttttgcgaatatctcaaaaagtatttaaaattttgaaatttgaaaagatacaaaagagaaagaaatttctaaaaaacttCTGCCTCCCGGAACTCTAggatcaatatttataattttctagagGGTTGAAAATACGGCCGAAAACAGGAACTCGCTTACGTAAGCTCCGCCCACTTCGGACctttaataagaaaatattatttaaacttattaaatatgaaaattaagaaatgaaaaaattcaggcACCTACAGGATAGATCAATGAACAATAATCCGgcgatcaaaaatttttatcgcgatttttccaataattatacattaattaattaacaattttttgtaacacGAACATCAACATTGAAAGTGCGATAATTGTTAAACTATTAATCTGggatttttttcctttcatgAAGCTATTTTACAAAGGCTATAGAATAGATTCCcgttggaaaaattaaaaaattgttaatttttactttgttattaacaatttacttaagttaaaaattatcaatcttgatgaaacattgaaaaaaatattttttttataatattgctATTGGTCCGTTTTCTTATGATCATAAAgtacttaaaaatgatttttaaccatttttatcccatattgtttaaaaaattgttataaacaaatgcgtTGTTTATAAgacaatcaaaaaattttttttgataacacaatctttaatgaaaattatgatttagaaaaaaaaaccgtttcttaaaaaaatttttttatcgcttAAAAACgcatttgttaattaactatttttttttaccacttgttatgaaaattaaggaaccatttttttttttaatcattactCATCTTGCTCTTcgatgtttgaaaaaaattttttatttttgttcaaattttaattgtttatacagtaaacaatttgttataaacaattgaattttttatttatattttttttttactttaacaaATGCAACAAAAACAGCCCAGTATCagttttaggaaaaaaattgattttttgattttttatttaattttaagttctCTTGTAGATTTAAACTTACCTTTCGCGCtcgctttttttatttgttattaatattgctTATGTAGGAAGTTATGAATaggataaataataaataaagtgaaaaacaatattattatccACATAGAGTGATTCAAATAGAATCTTTATTTAGCTAAATTAGCTACTCAACAAATTTATAACCAAACCAATGCTctaacttaattatttatataattttttttgcaattatttataaaaattggaggaaaaaaattttttttttgcttttaaaatCGAAATATCTCATTAACTATAACAGATACGACAAAAgttacttatatattttttattctgcattAGCAAGATGagtaatgattaaaaaaaaaaatggttccttaattttcataacaagtggtaaaaaaaaatagttaattaacaaatgcGTTTTTaagcgataaaaaaatttttttaagaaacggttttttttttctaaatcataattttcattaaagattgtgttatcaaaaaaaattttttgattgtcTTATAAACAacgcatttgtttataacaattttttaaacaatatgggataaaaatgattaaaaatcatttttaagtacTTTATGATCATAAGAAAACGGACCAATagcaatattataaaaaaaatatttttttcaatgtttcatcaagattgataatttttaacttaagtaaattgttaataacaaagtaaaaattaacaattttttaatttttccaacgGGAATCTATTCTATAGCCTTTGTAAAATAGCTTcatgaaaggaaaaaaatccCAGATTAATAGTTTAACAATTATCGCACTTTCAATGTTGATGTTCgtgttacaaaaaattgttaattaattaatgtataattattggaaaaatcgcgataaaaatttttgatcgcCGGATTATTGTTCATTGATCTATCCTGTAGGTgcctgaattttttcatttcttaattttcatatttaataagtttaaataatattttcttattaaagGTCCGAAGTGGGCGGAGCTTACGTAAGCGAGAGTTCCTGTTTTCGGCCGTATTTTCAACCctctagaaaattataaatattgatccTAGAGTTCCGGGAGgcagaagttttttttaggaaatttctttctctttttgtatcttttttcaaatttcaaaaattttaaatactttttgagatattcgcaaaaaacaaaaccccttttttaacttcccgctaagaaaattaaaaattttcaaaagttgggaagttattggttttaccccgtttttcgaaaatcgagttttcaacggatgttgacgttttgaggtcctaggatgCTTCCCCTTCCTCGGATCCGGACATCGAATCCCCGTAgagctcatatttttttaacttgttaactatatatttacactaaaaaaaattaaaaacaaaaatttttttttcatattcttTGCTGccggaaaaattttcatatgaaaaaaaaaataattttttcctaatttcAACTATTTTTCAATGCAGAAATCGACaaactgaaaataattcaaataaattcaaaaaaatttttttgagcttagcTGATTTTTTCACTTATAGAAGACCacaataactataaaaaaaaaaaaaaaaaaaaaaagtaaatcgaATGATTTTTCGCGGAACTACAgctatttgtttataagcatATTACATCGATTCGAGCTCTGTTGGCCCACCGGAAGAATAGTCATGTTGTTGTCCTTGAACCTATGTTAGTCCCACCACTTTTTCAGAAGCTTGACTATAGCAGTTAGTTTCTGAATTTCGACACGAACAGACGTATTTGTGCagtgaaatttactttaaaaattgttttataatttataaaatgtcatCAAGCGAAGCCAGTTCTTCTCATGGAGATGAAAACACTCCTGATACATCCTTACATAGTGATTTATCGAAGCAACGGCTAAAAGATGGAGTAGTGTATTATGAAGGTTTACTTCTTGAAAGTGATTTAATTGCAAAAACATCTTCTGACACTCTATCTGAAGATGCTATGTTGATTGATAgagaattatatgataatacgttagatatgttaaataaaaagaagttcGTAAGCGATCAAGAATTGATTCATGCTCAAGAAGAATGCCCAGACGGAAATTTTGAAGCAGTAGAAGATAATTCAGTTGATGACTATGTtccagatgaaaaaaaaacaaaatgatgGATTATATTCCTctggaatataaaattaaagttttaaacatAGCAAAAGCTCACCCTTCATGGAAACTAGagacattacaaaaaaatggatGTAGTCATTTGAAGAGAATGGATCATTTGAAAGTATGGGAAAAAGATGTTGAACatggtggaactaaattcGATAAATATCATGTGATTGATTCTTGGACGTATAACCGCTTCGTCGAGGCAAgacaaaattatcaacaagTGACTACACGAAATTTGCAGCAATGGGCTTTAGCTGCAGCCAGCCAGTTTCCTAATCTTCAATTTACAGCGTCCGACCCAtgggtaaaaatttaaacaaagacacaacatTCGTCAAcgcaaaattacaaaaatttgtaacagaCAAAGAAGTTCACACCATGCCAGAAATTATCGCCTCTGCAGAAATGTTTCGCAttcaaacaaaacaattgatATCTAACTTCGATAGTGACTTCGTTATTAATACAGATCAAACaggtatataaattttctaacggtaaactaattattttttattccattattaaatttaatcgaagttaatcattagatttttaaaattcatattttcagGATGTCAATACCAATCAATGTTTAATAGGACACTGACGGAAAAAGGAAGCAAAACAGTGTTTGCAAAAGTACAAGACATGACCAAGGTGTCACACTCATATACTGCACAATATAGCATAACATTATCTGGAAAATTACTACCacatgtttttatttgtttgcaaGAGCCTACAGGTGATTTTGGGccaagaataaagaaaaacgtagaagaatatttaaaaaaatacaaaaatgttattgtcaCATCATCAAAATCAGGAAAACTGACAACTActctctataaaaattttctagagaaatgtttaatgccatatgttcaaaaaaataaatttcttttaattattgactcgTGGACAGGACAAGTGAAGCCAGAATtatatgatgaaatatttcaggatgataaaaaaatgcctacaTGCACATTTAAAGTTATACCTCCAAAATGTACTCCGTTAGTTCAACCATGTGATGTCTATTTCTATAgacaagtgaaaaattttatcaaacgaTTGCAAAGTACCGCTGAACTTCTAGACAAGAATTATGAAATTCATTCCCGAGAGGattgcataaaaattcattcgatTATTCATCACCAATTGTCAGCGCCAATATTTCGAGACATGATGGAATATGCCTGGTTCGCCAGCGGGCTTtgtgacacaagaaatttttttactaatgtcAATGATGGGTGTTTCTCATTAGACCGTTTAAAAATACCGTGTCATTGTAAAAAAGCAGCATTTATTTGTTGTTCTTGGTGtagaaaaactttttgttttgaatgtttttatcaTAAGTATCACTCAGGATCATGTAATAATATCTCATAatacgtaattataaaatattgctttaattaattaaaaaaatgtataattttccatttaattttcgacttattatttgtttgtaccaccgcagataatttatagaaatgaagtttaaaattgaaaaattttttattaaagaataatttaatgtatcaattatttacctattaatatattatagtgcTGGGTAAACTTTGAGTGCGTTTTTCTCAGCCATTTTTGAGTATTGCACTTTAGTATTTCAGAGGTAGTATACCCACATAGTGTACTACCACTACGTCAAAgattatcaaaatcggtttcCCCAAGGTCGTATCCTCCCCTTGTTAATATTGGACACAATTCTTTTACCCAGAATTCGTTTGCCCAGATTTCTATGATACAGTGCATCTTTTACCCAGAGTTCCAATTATACAGAATTTCTATTACACAGGCATCCGATAACACATGATATCTTTTActcagtaatttatttacacaggTTTCTTTTGCCCAGACTCTTCAATTTGATCTCAGTAGTTCTTGCAATAAATAGCGCCAGcataactaattataatttgaaaacattcttaacttcccgctaagaaaattgaaaattttcaaaaatcgggaagatattggttttacctcgttcttcgaaaatcgagttttcatcagatctcgacgttttgaggtcctaggaagctttcttgactattcccgcgagggtgtcactatgtctgtatgtgtgtgtgtgtgttttttttttttttcttttcccttagcgggggggggggaatcctttttacggattctaggcatagttgtttggcctggatatgtggcgactcgacgcagcgtcatactaaaactcgacactaacgcccctaccaactaaaccctaaaccccttttccttctttcctttaatccctcatggaaaccgccgtcaggcattacttcgtgaagggaggatctagctactgctcttccttctggtggctaaggtgttaactaccttccttctatcttctgctatttgctcttcttctttcggtggaacgcaagtctttaaggacttctgttgcaaacgtgttggtagcgttccaggcagcttctgatgacaacattgcttccactagtgaatctggttgcattctctggttcaggatcctctccagttcttcacgctgtggatcgaaacgaggacatacaaagaagacgtgctccgcgtcttcagcagctcgtgggcaggacgggcactccgaagagtcatcgtgcttaaagcggtgtagatactctcgaaaacacccatgtcccgacaacatctgcgtaagataataattgacctcaccgtgattccggttaagccaaatgtcgatccgaggtatgagacggtgcgtccacctacccttctctgcagcatcccattgtagttgccatcggcctatgctcttctgccgttcttcaattctaagttcttcagggctcagtgcagttgacctttttcgttggtaaagggcccgtctttcctctgctagaactctaagaggtagggttccagcaatgacgcacactgcttcttctgatatagtgcggaaggcactagctactcgtagggcactcagtcggtatattggtccagcttttctccatgattcttgggtttccagtgcatcagcccaaaaggatattccgtaagtgagcactgatgtgactactgatgacaatagtagcctcctgctctgcattgggcctccgatgttaggcatcagccgtgcgagactagccctcactactaacgctttggcactgacatgttccacctgctgcttgaagttgagtcgtgcatccagcatcactcccagataacggataaatggttgtgatgtgatttcttgttctccgactctcaacttgatggtttctaccgtttttctgctggtgatgagcactgcctcgattttatgcttggctagttgcaagttcatcatgttcatccacaaattgactcgtctgaataTAAgataatatcaaatgccatttctatctcttcgaggtgctttgcgacaatcacgacagctacgtcatccgcatatgctacaagtttgactcccgtaggcaatgctattctcaggaggccatcatacatgatgttccatagcagaggacctaagactgatccctgtggcactcctccggagatttcgtacacttccgtaccattcatcgtgtcatatttcaggagcctgttcgtgaagtagctcgctactattctgcgaaggtatcctggtatgtttttttcttctagagcccgcataacgcagtcccagttagcggagttgaaggcattcttgatgtccaaagcagccaccaagcagtatttcttctttccaccctGCCAATGATTTTTACTAAAGTTCCTCTAAAACATTttactgattttattttaagcaattaattaaataaatccgaCCAACTCGATTATCGATGACATTTTGTTCTACATGGCACCGAAGTCATGAAATGGCCAACCGAAATTATTCCTGGTAAAGTCAGTCCAAACTCTGCCTAcgtagttaattaacaatccGAAATAATTCCTggtttcattaattaaatatttagtaattattccCGACTTGTTCTTAACTtcattcttaattttattctggatttttcttaatttcattgtgaattttatttttaataaattcttactAACCTCCTAAAGAATATtctaaacaatattttaaataattctttaaataatatcccaaataatattccaagtaaattctaataaataaatttcaatataataattaagtaaattctaCGATATAATACTTAAACTAATGATTGTGACCGAACGTGAAATGGCGATGACCTTCAGCCGACTTCAATGCCTGGCTGATACCGCACCACCAAGATATTATTGAGACATTTTATTTGTACCTGGAGTTTTCCTTTACGACGCTAATGAACTCCCTCGAGGAGCTACAACTTCTTGTCGTCGTTGCTGGTACAAGTCCCTCTTTGGTGGATGAATCTACTTGGCGGCGAGACCCAGGTCACCGTCACTCGTTCCTCGAATACTTTACAAAATCTGTAACCGCAAATAAGCATTAGAAATTATcactaattaaaatcaatttacgCAAGCTGGCAGAAGGCCTAGcaagcaataaattaattgattagtATCGCTTCGTTCCACTATATCTTgagcgaaataaaaataattacctgtgCTTTGATGTTTGTTAACTTTTGTGCGACCGCTAGATTTGACTGTTCGGTCACAATGAATATTCTGAGCTTTGTCGGTACGTTTCTTTCTTCGCTCCGTCTCCCCCACTCACTCTCCTCGCCGACGTTTCCCTCTCAGGGACTTACTCACTAACTTATAGCTAGAGGCGCGAGTACTTCGGAGTACAGCGCTCTGGGGGATCAGTCGATAACTAACTCACGCGGATTGGAGACCTTCTCTGGGTAAAGAAGGCCCCGTGTACTCCGTTACAGGATCTTTCTCGacttctgcgaccagttccttccagcaacgtcttttgctttctttgatggctctgttcagttctcgacgggcctttttatactctgccaacagctctgcggagttagatcgtctgtagccacgctgagactttcttctttttttaagacactttgAGCGTAGAATActaatgtgatcgttccaccagtgcactgaaggtcttgaatttatgcgacgtttccgagacatactagcgtcgcaagcctgggtgactcttctcattaggtccttggtcttctcttcagcagtttttacgatgatcggattgcagtctaaggctactactaaagcagtgGGGTCGAGAGACTTAACTTTCCACCCAACCGCGCTAGCGCTCCTGTTGTCTCTTGTTAGTTTCTGGccagttgatatttcccatagtatcgcactatggtcgctggctgtatagatgttcaatactttccaagaaaagcctcttcgagctaagcaactgctgacaaatgtaaggtcgacagttgagtttgcctctcccttagtatacgttggcgtgtcaccggtattaagaaggatcacgtccagagtggccattgcctcgagaagtgcttttccacgtgtattagtgaacttgctgccccagtctgttgcccaggaattgaagttaccagctattgccacgggaaagtgttttcttgcgtcctcagttagccgatcaaggaagtcttcaaaatgctcattagagagactaggtggtgcatagcaactgtagaagcggaggccatctatccatgctgctacgaagccagcttctttattgttgactgttctctgaaaaggacatttaccgcaggaccagatgacggctttgttagtgctgtcggattcccagggttggttactcagatgtctataaggctcacttataagtgctacatctgcctctaattcgcgcacagtttgcatgagcaggtcatgcgcagcctcacaatgattgaaGTTGAGCTGCactatcttcatgttcttggc harbors:
- the LOC123266821 gene encoding uncharacterized protein LOC123266821, translating into MPEIIASAEMFRIQTKQLISNFDSDFVINTDQTGCQYQSMFNRTLTEKGSKTVFAKVQDMTKVSHSYTAQYSITLSGKLLPHVFICLQEPTGDFGPRIKKNVEEYLKKYKNVIVTSSKSGKLTTTLYKNFLEKCLMPYVQKNKFLLIIDSWTGQVKPELYDEIFQDDKKMPTCTFKVIPPKCTPLVQPCDVYFYRQVKNFIKRLQSTAELLDKNYEIHSREDCIKIHSIIHHQLSAPIFRDMMEYAWFASGLCDTRNFFTNVNDGCFSLDRLKIPCHCKKAAFICCSWCRKTFCFECFYHKYHSGSCNNIS